The nucleotide sequence AGCCCAGTATACACCGACATTCTCAATGATTGAGAACCAGGCACGTGACCGTATTAACGGATTAATCAGCCAGGCTTACAATGAATACTCAACAAAAAAGAAAAATGGCGAATCGATCAAGTACGGGTATTTTTACAGAAAATATATGGGTGCCGCAAATGCACTTGAGTCGTCTACTGATGCAACTGTGAAGACAGTAGTCGGTCTTGTGGAGAAAGATTTGCAGGCGAATGGCTTTGACAAATCCTATGCCCAAACATTTATGGAAGAATACAAAGCGACAAAAAAAGCTTTACGTGATGATTTAATGGATAAAGCAATGAGCTTTAGATAGTCATAAAGGTTTGTAATACGATTCCTGTATTGCAAACTTTTTTAAAAAGAAGGCAAAAATTTGGCTTATTTTATAAGAAAATCATAAGAAATACACGATTCTTAACAGTTTGATTATGTAACTGTTCCGTCTATTATTATATAATAGGACTACTAAAATCAAAGGAGCGGACACTTTTGGAAGAAACGATTAGCTTACAGGATATATTCAAAACATTAAAAAAGCGAGCCGCATTAATTATCTCACTTACAGTACTTGCCGGTATCATTGCAGCAATCATCAGCTTTTATGTGTTAACACCTGTTTATCAGGCAACGACACAAGTACTGGTAAACCAGAAAAAAGAAGATATTGCCCAACAAGTGACATCAGCCGATATTCAATCTGATTTACAATTGATTAATACATATAATGAGATCATTAAAAGTCCTGCGATATTATCGATTGTAGCAGAAAATTTAGCGTTACCGTTATCACCCGGCCAGCTTGCTTCGAAAATTACGGTTTCAAATGCAAATAATTCTCAAGTTTTAAATGTAAGTGTAACAGATGAAACCTATAACGTAGCTGTTGATATAGCAAACCAAGTGGTAGAAGTGTTTAGAGAAGAAGTACCCGAGCTGATGAATGTGAATAATGTCAATGTATTATCACCGGCTGTCTATTTGGATAATCCGAATCCGATTAAGCCGAATAAAATGCTGAATGTGGCCATTGCATTAGTCATCGGTTTAATGCTTGGCGTAGGAATCGCCTTTTTACTAGAATATCTTGATACGACAGTAAAAACAGAACAAGACGTAGAAGAAATTATCGATTTGCCAATTATTGGTGTTATTGGTATAATAAATCCGGAAGAAATGCGGAAAGAGCAGGCGAGAAGAGCTTCAAGACGCCGGGTACAAACAAAATCAAAAACAAAAACAAAATTGAATGAAGATAAAGTGAGGGTGTGAGTGTATGTTCAAAAAAATGAAGCGCAAAAAATCACAGCCACAAACATTAGCAAGGAAACTCATCGCCCATACCAATCCAAAATCGATGATATCCGAGCAGTTTAAAACGGTTCGGACAAATATCAATTTCTCAATGCCTGACAAAGATTTAAAAACAATTGTCGTTACTTCATCCACACCTGGTGAAGGCAAATCGACAAACGCTTCCAATATCGCCGTTGTTTATGCCCAGTCAGGAAAAAAGGTACTCCTAGTTGATGGGGATATGCGAAAGCCAACAACCCACCACACATTTAATATAATGAATACGAAAGGACTTTCAACGGTTTTAATACGACAGCATACGTTGGATGAAGTGGCACATAAGACAGACATTGAAGGATTGTCAATCATTACAAGTGGTCCGATTCCGCCAAACCCTGCTGAACTGATCGCATCCAAAACGATGGATCAATTTATTGAAACAGTGAAAGGTCAATTTGACATGGTCATTTTTGATGCACCACCTGTCTTATCGGTAACCGATGCACAAATTTTATCGAATAAATGCGAAGGTACGATTTTAGTGATCAATTCAGGAAAAGCAGAGAAGGAAAATGTCATAAAAGCAAAAGAAATGCTGATCGCTTCAAAAGCAAATATCATCGGAGCGGTATTGAATAATTATGCGATCGACAAAAATCATTACTATTATCAGTATTACGGGGCTGTAGAATAAGAGACATAGCCCCTCGAAATCAACATCAAGAAGAGGGGCATTACATTTGATCGATATACATAGTCATATATTGTTTGGTGTCGATGACGGACCCGAAGATTTATATGAAACACTGACTATGCTTCAGAAAGCCGTAGACGAAGGGATTACAGAAATCATTGCAACTTCACACAGTTTTCATCCACAATACAATGTTTCAGCTAAACAAGTATTCGAGCAGATTACGGCCATCCAAGAACAGGTCGAAATCAACAGTATTCCATTAAAAATTCATGCAGGTCAGGAAGTCCGTTTAGCAGAAAATATTGTCACATTAACAGAGACAAAGGAAGCTTTGACTCTGGCAAACTCCAACTATATCCTACTGGAATTACCGTCCAGTACCGTACCGAGATTTACGAAAGATATCGTGATTAAACTTCAGTCAAATGGAATCATCCCAATTATCGCTCATCCAGAGCGCAATAAAGCAATCGCCGAACGACCGAGCAAGCTGGAAGAGCTTGTAAGGGAAGGCGCGATGGCGCAAATTACAGCCGGAAGCCTTGCGGGGCATTTCGGGAAAAATATTCAAAAACTTTCACTCGATTTAGTGAAAGCAAATCTGGTCCATACGTATGGTTCAGATGTTCATAACTTGACAACTCGCCCATTTCTATTTGATGAAGGGCTTATATATTTAGAAAAAAAGAAACAGTTAGATGCAGTAGATATGCTTTTGGAAAATAACGCAAGAATCATTGAAAATAAGAATTTTATCTTATATGAACCTCAGGAAATTAGTTCTAAAAAATGGTGGTCTATTTTCTGAAGAAATAGCATATAGAAAGGTTATGGGAAAATTGAACTATCGAAGAAGATACGCAGTATTTTTTATACTCGACTCTGTCATTGTATTAACGGCCATTTATATTAGTTACTGGCTGCTGCACCCGACAGTTGATATGTATACGAACAAAACATTATTCATCAGTGCGATTACGCTATTGATCGCCCATCATATTGTCGCGAACATTTATAAACTGTACAGCCGTATGTGGTCTGTTGCATCGGTGAAAGAACTCCTCATTATCGGATTTGCTGTAACAATCTCCGTAGTGATGGCGATGATCATGCAGCAGGTCATTAACGGAGACATTTATTTCCGCGTACTCGCAATTACATGGCTGCTCCATATTATTATGATCGGCGGCTCCCGCTTTTTGTTAAGGCTTTTACATGAAAAAAGAAAAATAAAATTTGATGGTGAAGCAATTCGTGTGTTAATTGTCGGTGCCGGTCAGGCAGGTACGATTCTCGCACGCAATATTAGCCGCAATGAGTACTCAGAATATAAAATTGTCGGCTATGTGGATGATGATCCGAATAAAAAATATTTAACATTGGTGGATTACCGTGTTCTAGGCACAACAAGTGAAATTGAAAAAATTGTTGAAAAAAAAGATGTCCAGGAAATTATTTTAGCTGTCCCATCACTTGCAAAAAGCGAGATGAAAGCATTATTTGAGCGCTGTTCAACTACAAACGCAACCGTTAAAATTATGCCAAAGATTGAAGATGTACTGACAGGTAAAGTAACGGTAAACGATATGCAGGAAGTCAATATCGAAGACTTACTTGGCCGTGACGAAGTAAAACTTGATATGCTGGCAATCTCTGAAGGCATTACGGATAAAGTGATTTTAGTAACAGGTGCCGGTGGTTCGATCGGCTCGGAAATTTGCCGGCAGGTGATGAGATTCCAGCCGAAAAAACTATTATTACTAGGACATGGAGAAAATTCGATTTATTTAATCCATATGGAGCTGACGGAACAATATAAAGATTTGGGTATTGAAATTATCCCTGTTATTGCGGATGTACAAGACCGCGAGCGCATTTTTGAAGTGATCCAAACGTATAAACCGAATGCCATTTATCATGCGGCAGCACATAAGCATGTACCGCTCATGGAGGCAAATCCATTAGAAGCTATTAAAAATAACGTTTTTGGTACTAAAAATGTTGCAGATGCGGCAAATAAAGCCGGTGTCGACCGCTTTGTACTGGTGTCAACAGACAAAGCCGTCAATCCGCCGAACGTGATGGGTTCAACAAAACGGATTGCGGAAATGGTTGTCCAAAACTTGGCTACACAAAGTAAGACGACATTTGCGGCAGTAAGGTTCGGAAATGTTTTAGGATCTCGAGGGTCAGTCGTGCCTCGCTTTAAAGCACAGATTGCTGCAGGAGGACCGGTTACTGTAACCCATCCGGAAATGACGCGCTATTTCATGACGATTCCGGAAGCAAGCCGTCTTGTATTGCAGGCAGGTGCACTTGCACGCGGCGGGGAAGTATTTGTGCTTGATATGGGTGAACCGGTGTATATTACGGACTTGGCGAAAAACCTGATCCGCTTATCTGGATATAAGGAAGATGAAATCGGAATTGAGTATTCAGGTATCCGACCAGGCGAGAAAATGTATGAAGAATTATTAAGTCCGGATGAAATACAGGAAGAACATGTGTATCCGAAAATTCATGTCGGAAAAGCGAACTGTATGTCGTCAAATCAACTTGAGCTGTTTTTAGCAGATCTTGAACATCAAGATACTTCTAATACGAAAGAAAAAGTCATTGCTGTAGCAAATGGTCGGTGGGAAGTGATTACCGATATGCATATGGATGTAGCAGCAACTGAATAAATTAAAACCTAGTTAGAACATAGATTATATTCGCATTCGGAAAGGGTGTAGTAAATGAAAAAAGTTAAAAAAGCCATTATACCAGCAGCTGGACTTGGCACGCGATTCTTACCAGCGACAAAAGCGATGCCGAAAGAAATGCTGCCGATTGTCGACAGACCAACAATTGAATATATCGTGGAAGAGGCAATTGCATCGGGTATTGAAGATATTATTATTGTTACAGGTAAAGGGAAACGAGCGATTGAAGATCATTTTGACCGCAATTTTGAATTAGAAGATAACTTAATGAATAAAGGGAAATTCGAAATTTTAGATAAGATTAATCAATCTTCAAAAGTCGAGATACATTATATCCGCCAAAAAGAACCAAAAGGATTGGGACATGCCGTATGGTGTGCGCGAAACTTTATTGGGGACGAGCCGTTCGCTGTTCTCTTAGGTGACGATATTGTGCGTGCGGAAGAACCGTGTACAAAGCAATTAATGGAACAGTACAATGCAACAGGTTCTTCAGTAATCGGTGTTCAAACAGTACCAGATGACGAAACACACCGTTACGGCATAATTGATCCAATTTCTTCAGAAGGCAGAAGTTATGAAGTGAGTAATTTTGTTGAAAAACCGGCACCAGGAAAAGCGCCATCGAACTTGGCGATTATGGGCCGCTATATTTTAACACCGGAAATTTTTGATTTTTTAGAAACGCAGGAGACAGGTGCAGGTGGAGAGATCCAGCTGACGGATGCGATTCAAAAGCTGAATGAAACTCAGAAAGTATATGCGTATGATTTTGAAGGTGTGCGCTATGATGTTGGGGAGAAGTTAGGCTTTATTACGACGACGATTGAGTTTGCTTTACAGAACGAAGAAATACGCGAACAATTGCTGGTATATTTGGAAGATAAAGTGAGAAAGAGTGCTATAATATAGTGAATGATTTATTTTGGGTGATGTCTTCTTACCTTTATCAATGAAGGCACTCGGTTATGCTGTGGGTGGCGTGTCATGCGCCACCTTAGATGCTTGTTGTCATCAGGGGTATGGTGTGAGGATGGGTTAGATGCCCTGTATGTATTTTAATGTAAAATGCAAATTGAAAGGGGAGGCAAAGTTATGGGAGAAATTAAGAGACGATTACGATGTTGTACAAGAGGTTTTTCATTAGTGGAGGTCCTTGCCGTAATTATCATACTTGGTATTCTTGCCAGCATTGCCATACCGGCGTATTTAGAGAGAATTGAAAATGCCGAAAAATCGGTTTGCGAATCGAATCGGTTAGAAGTACAGCGACTTTATAAAATGGAACTTGTACTGAAAAGTGTTGAGACTTCTGATGTTTTGTTTGCGGAGTTTAGTAGTTTAAACCATGACATGTATTGCCCTGCTGGTGGCAAGTATACATATTTAAATGCCGAAGTTGTTTGTGATATTCATAGTCATGATGATGTGAATGATAAACCTGAAGATGAAGTGCCTTGGTTGTGAGGGCAGTCTTTCAGTAATAAAAAGCAACAGAAAAATCGATATGGCTCTTCTTTTGATGGGTTAAAACTGATAGTATTAGAGGCGGTTATGAAATATGGACAATATAGGTGTTAATCGGTAAATATATGAGGTAACTTGACATAACGGAAATTAAAGTATGGGAACTGTAATTATTGAATGGTGTTGCGGAAGTCACTATTGTTATTAGATAACCACAATATATAGTATGTTTTTTAACGAAAAATCCGTTAAATATACAATATATGGATTTTATCTATATAACATAGTACCATTTTGTTAGTATAAAAAGATAAAACGGTCACTTTTTACCTAGTTTTTGGAAACTCTGAATTTGAAAACGTTGATTTGACGGGCTTTTCGAATTCCTGAAATTGGAAAAAAGATTGAATAAAACCTCGGAACTGAGTATCGTAATCAGATAAGATGCTGGAAGCCTTGTGGGATAAGGGTTAGAGGCGTTTTTAGTGAGATTTATAGATTGATTGAATGGTATATATAATAGGAAGAAACTCGGTTTGAAGTGATTATGGAGTGAATATCTATTTCGTATTTGCTTGGTAGATTGAATAGATATTACGAGGTGAGTATCGGAAATCGATAACAAAACACAATATGTAGTATTTAAATTAGGTATTTAACGGAAAAACATACTATATGTTGATATTTTTATCTATTTCTCATATTGCATATTCAATGCGAGGTGAGTATCGTAATCAGATAACAAAACACAATATGTAGTATTAAAGTGTGTTTTAAAATTCCGAAACATACTATATGTTGATTTTTTTATCCATTTCGCATATTGGATATTAAATGCGAGGTGTGTATCGGATATAGATAAAACACAATATGTAGTATTAAATTTCGTGAAAAAGTATAAAATGAACACAATATATTGATTTTATCTATTTAGTATAATCACCTGAGGGTGCAATTTTGCGTAAATGTGTTGCATAGAGGTAACGAGGTGGCTATCAGTAGTAGATAACAATTTTAGTGGTTTAGTAGTTGGTTGGAGGGTAGATCTTCTAATTAAGTCCTAATCTACTAAAATATTAACTTAACTAGGGAAGGAAGTCTAGAAAATGGAATCGACAAAAGTGAAAGAAAGAATATTCCTCTCTTCACCACATATGAGTGATGAAGGTTATGAAATGCAATATGTTAAGGAAGCTTTTGATACAAACTGGATTGCTCCCCTTGGTGAAAACGTAAATGGATTTGAAAGAGAGCTTGCAGAGAAGGTTGGTTCTAAAGCTGCAGCAGCACTGTCTTCAGGAACAGCTGCTATTCATTTAGCTCTTAAAGCAGCAGGAGTCGGAGAAGGAGATATTGTATTCTGTCCAACACTTACTTTCTCTGCTACTGCAAATCCAATCATCTATCAAAATGCAGTTCCTGTATTCATAGATAGCGATTATGAAACTTGGAATATGAGCCCTAAGGCATTAGAAGAGGCATTTGAGAAGTATCCAGAAGTAAAGGCAGTTATTGTTGTTCACCTATATGGTTTATCCGCTGATATGGATAAGATTATGGCGATTTGCAAGAAATATAATGTAGCGGTAATAGAAGATGCTGCTGAGTCTTTGGGTACTTACTATAAAGGTAAGCATACTGGGACATTTGGTGATTATGGTATCTTCTCTTTTAATGGAAACAAGATTATCACAACTTCTGGGGGTGGAATGCTTGTTTCTAACAATGAAGAGAGAATTGCTAAGGCAAGATTTTGGGCCACTCAATCCCGAGATCAAGCAAGGCATTATCAACATAGCGAATTAGGTTTTAATTATCGGATGAGTAATGTGGTTGCTGGTATTGGTAGAGGACAGCTCAAGGTTTTAGATCAAAGAGTAGCGAAGAAGAATTATATCTTAGAGTTTTATAAGAGAGAGCTTGGTGGACTCGAAGGCGTTGAGTTTATGCCTAATAATGAATGGGATGAACCAAATTACTGGCTAAGTTCGATTACGTTGACTGGTAAAGTACGACCAATTGATATATTTAATGCATTGGAAGCAGAGAATATTGAGTCAAGGCCGGTTTGGAAACCTATGCATCTGCAACCATACTTTGAAAAGTATGATTTTGTGGGTGAAGGTATATCGGAAAAGTTGTTTGAGAATGGGGTTTGTTTGCCGTCTGATACGAAGATGACGGATGAGGACTTAGAAAGAGTTGTGGAGACTATTAAGGGGTTGTGGTTTAAGTAATGAATAATTCCAAAGGTGGTATTTATAGAAGGTTTGTAAAAAGACCGATGGATTTTATACTTTCTTTAATAGCTATTATTGTTCTGAGTCCGGTACTTCTAGTAGTTGCAATTCTTGTGAGAATGAAATTAGGTAGCCCTGTTCTTTTCAAGCAAAAGAGACCTGGGCTTAATGAAGAGATTTTTATGATGTATAAGTTTAGGACTATGACTGATGAGAAAGATGATAAAGGGGAGTTATTACCTGATAGTATTAGGTTGACGAAGTTTGGTAGGTTGCTACGTTCTACATCTCTTGATGAACTACCGGAACTTTTTAATATTTTGAGGGGTGATATGTCCATTATTGGCCCTAGGCCATTATTGGTGCAGTATTTACCGTTGTATAACAATCATCAAAAAAGACGTCATGAAGTAAGACCTGGGCTATCTGGTTTGGCGCAGGTTAGTGGTAGAAATGCGATTAGTTGGGAAGATAAATTTAATCTCGATGTTGAGTATGTGGACAATGTAAGTTTCATTGAGGATTGGAAGATAATATTTTTGACCATAAAAAAGGTTTTCGTTAGAGAGGGTATTAATTCAGAAACTGCTTCAACAATTGAGCCTTTTAAGGGAACCGAAAAGGAAAGAATGGAAATATGAAAAACAAACTTTTAATAATTGGTGCTAGCGGCCACGGAAAAGTTGTTGCGGAAATTGCAATAAAAATGAATAAATGGCAGAGTATTGCTTTTTTAGATGACGACAAGAGCATCAAATCATCAATGGGTTTAGAAGTCATTGGGACTTCAGAAGATGTTTTTACACATATAGATGAGTACGAAATATTTGTAGGTATTGGTAATAATACTACAAGACAAAGGATTCACGAAATGCTTGAAACATTTGGTGCCAATATTCCTAATTTAATTCACCCTAAAGCAGTAATCGGAAATCAAGTGGATATAGGTACAGGGACAGCTGTAATGGCAGGAGTAGTCATTAACTGCTGTACTAAAATAGGTAGAGGTTGCATTATCAACACTGGTTCTACAATAGACCATGATAACTGTATTGATGATTTTGTTCATATATCACCAGGGTCACATTTAGCTGGCACGGTCAAAGTTGGAAAAGGATCTTGGTTAGGTATCGGCAGTGTAGTAAGTAATAATATAACCATCACTAACGGATGCAAGGTAGGTGCTGGTTCTGTTGTGGTTAAGGATATAACCGAACCTGGTGTTTATGTTGGTGTTCCAGTTAGGAGAGTTTAGGAAATGAATATCTTATTTTTAACACTATTAGATTTTTCAACACTTGATGAAAGTGGTATATATACAGACCTAATGAGAGAGTTTATAAAAGACAACCATAAAGTATATATTATTTCGCCAACTGAAAAGAGAAAACAACAATCTACGAGATTAATCGCAAATGACAACTATAAGTTATTGAAATTACAAATAGGTAACACACAAAAAACTAATGTAATAGAAAAAGGGATTTCAACTCTTACTCTTGAGTCTAAATTTCAGAGGGGAATTAGAGATTACTTTTCAGATGTTAAATTTGATTTAGTTATTTATACAACCCCTCCAATAACATTGCAAAAGGCAATCGATTATGTGAAAAAGAGAGATAATGCTATAACCTATCTATTATTAAAGGATATATTCCCACAAAATGCTGTAGACCTTGGGATGATACAAAAAACTGGGGTCGGCGGTTTATTATATAAATATTTTAAATCCAAGGAAAAAAGGCTTTATGAACTCTCTGATTATATTGGGTGTATGTCTCAAGCAAATGTGAAGTTTTTATTAAAACAAAATCCTGAAATCTCTCCTGACATAGTTGAAGTATGTCCTAATAGTATTGAACCTAAAGCAATTAAGAAAGATCAACAAAAGGTAAAAATAATTAAGGAAAAATATAGGATTCCGTTTGACCGTACTGTGTTCATCTACGGTGGAAACCTTGGTAAACCACAAGGTATTGATTTTTTAATAGAGTGTTTAAAGGCAAATAAAGATAATGAACAGGTTTATTTTGTAATAGCTGGTTCAGGAACTGAGTTTAATAAACTTAAAGAGTTTTTTGATTGTGAAAAGATCAAGAATGCTCAGTTATTTGCTCAACTTCCCAAAGAGGATTATGAAATTCTTGCAAACTCATGTGATGTTGGACTAATTTTCTTAGATAAGCGCTTTACAATACCGAATTTCCCATCAAGACTACTTTCATATATGCAAGCGTCAATGCCTGTGTTAGCAGCAACAGATGTGAACACAGATATCGGTCAAGTTATTGAAAAAGGAAAATTTGGTCTTTGGTGTGAGAGTAGTAGTGTTGAACAATTTAATTATAAATTACAGCAATTATGTAATAGGGCATTAAGAAAAGAAATGGGCGTTAATGCTAGAAATTATTTGGAAACCCACTATACAAGCAGAGAATCGTATGAAATTATTATGAGTCATTTTAAATAAAACGAAAAGAGAGGTACACACATGTTTAAGGATAAAACTTTACTAATAACTGGTGGTACTGGATCATTTGGTAATGCGGTAATGAAAAGATTTTTAGATACGGATTTGAAGGAAATACGCATCTTTTCTCGTGATGAGAAGAAACAGGACGATATGCGAAAACTCTATAAAAATGACAAGTTGAAATTTTATCTTGGTGATGTAAGGGACTTGGCTAGTGTAAAAAATGCTATGCATGGTGTTGACTATATTTTCCATGCTGCAGCATTGAAGCAAGTTCCTTCCTGTGAGTTCTTCCCATTAGAAGCGGTTAAAACTAATATAATTGGTACGGATAATGTTTTAACCGCTGCTATTGAATATGGAGTTCAAAAGGTTATATGTCTTTCAACTGATAAGGCAGCATACCCGATCAATGCAATGGGCATTTCTAAAGCAATGATGGAAAAGGTATTCGTTGCAAAATCAAAGACTGTATCACCAGATAGAACCCTAATTTGTGGAACGAGATATGGAAATGTAATGGCATCACGTGGTTCGGTTATTCCATTATTTATTGAACAAATTAAAAATGGACAACCATTAACAGTTACAGACCCCTCAATGACAAGGTTTTTAATGAGTCTTGAAGAAGCAGTAGAACTAGTTGTGTTTGCTTTTCAAAATGCACAGGCTGGAGATATTATGGTTCAGAAATCACCAGCAAGTACAATTGGTGATTTAGCACAAGCTATTAAGGAATTATTTGATGTAGATAATGAAATAAAAGTAATTGGTACTCGACATGGAGAAAAACATTATGAAACTCTACTCACAAAGGAAGAGTATGTTGTAGCGGAAGATTTGGGTGGTTTCTACCGTGTTCCGGCTGACCAAAGGGACTTGAATTATGATAAATACTTTGAAGATGGTGA is from Solibacillus isronensis and encodes:
- a CDS encoding YveK family protein — translated: MEETISLQDIFKTLKKRAALIISLTVLAGIIAAIISFYVLTPVYQATTQVLVNQKKEDIAQQVTSADIQSDLQLINTYNEIIKSPAILSIVAENLALPLSPGQLASKITVSNANNSQVLNVSVTDETYNVAVDIANQVVEVFREEVPELMNVNNVNVLSPAVYLDNPNPIKPNKMLNVAIALVIGLMLGVGIAFLLEYLDTTVKTEQDVEEIIDLPIIGVIGIINPEEMRKEQARRASRRRVQTKSKTKTKLNEDKVRV
- a CDS encoding CpsD/CapB family tyrosine-protein kinase; its protein translation is MFKKMKRKKSQPQTLARKLIAHTNPKSMISEQFKTVRTNINFSMPDKDLKTIVVTSSTPGEGKSTNASNIAVVYAQSGKKVLLVDGDMRKPTTHHTFNIMNTKGLSTVLIRQHTLDEVAHKTDIEGLSIITSGPIPPNPAELIASKTMDQFIETVKGQFDMVIFDAPPVLSVTDAQILSNKCEGTILVINSGKAEKENVIKAKEMLIASKANIIGAVLNNYAIDKNHYYYQYYGAVE
- a CDS encoding tyrosine-protein phosphatase; this encodes MIDIHSHILFGVDDGPEDLYETLTMLQKAVDEGITEIIATSHSFHPQYNVSAKQVFEQITAIQEQVEINSIPLKIHAGQEVRLAENIVTLTETKEALTLANSNYILLELPSSTVPRFTKDIVIKLQSNGIIPIIAHPERNKAIAERPSKLEELVREGAMAQITAGSLAGHFGKNIQKLSLDLVKANLVHTYGSDVHNLTTRPFLFDEGLIYLEKKKQLDAVDMLLENNARIIENKNFILYEPQEISSKKWWSIF
- a CDS encoding polysaccharide biosynthesis protein; this translates as MNYRRRYAVFFILDSVIVLTAIYISYWLLHPTVDMYTNKTLFISAITLLIAHHIVANIYKLYSRMWSVASVKELLIIGFAVTISVVMAMIMQQVINGDIYFRVLAITWLLHIIMIGGSRFLLRLLHEKRKIKFDGEAIRVLIVGAGQAGTILARNISRNEYSEYKIVGYVDDDPNKKYLTLVDYRVLGTTSEIEKIVEKKDVQEIILAVPSLAKSEMKALFERCSTTNATVKIMPKIEDVLTGKVTVNDMQEVNIEDLLGRDEVKLDMLAISEGITDKVILVTGAGGSIGSEICRQVMRFQPKKLLLLGHGENSIYLIHMELTEQYKDLGIEIIPVIADVQDRERIFEVIQTYKPNAIYHAAAHKHVPLMEANPLEAIKNNVFGTKNVADAANKAGVDRFVLVSTDKAVNPPNVMGSTKRIAEMVVQNLATQSKTTFAAVRFGNVLGSRGSVVPRFKAQIAAGGPVTVTHPEMTRYFMTIPEASRLVLQAGALARGGEVFVLDMGEPVYITDLAKNLIRLSGYKEDEIGIEYSGIRPGEKMYEELLSPDEIQEEHVYPKIHVGKANCMSSNQLELFLADLEHQDTSNTKEKVIAVANGRWEVITDMHMDVAATE
- the galU gene encoding UTP--glucose-1-phosphate uridylyltransferase GalU, producing MKKVKKAIIPAAGLGTRFLPATKAMPKEMLPIVDRPTIEYIVEEAIASGIEDIIIVTGKGKRAIEDHFDRNFELEDNLMNKGKFEILDKINQSSKVEIHYIRQKEPKGLGHAVWCARNFIGDEPFAVLLGDDIVRAEEPCTKQLMEQYNATGSSVIGVQTVPDDETHRYGIIDPISSEGRSYEVSNFVEKPAPGKAPSNLAIMGRYILTPEIFDFLETQETGAGGEIQLTDAIQKLNETQKVYAYDFEGVRYDVGEKLGFITTTIEFALQNEEIREQLLVYLEDKVRKSAII
- a CDS encoding type IV pilin protein; protein product: MGEIKRRLRCCTRGFSLVEVLAVIIILGILASIAIPAYLERIENAEKSVCESNRLEVQRLYKMELVLKSVETSDVLFAEFSSLNHDMYCPAGGKYTYLNAEVVCDIHSHDDVNDKPEDEVPWL
- a CDS encoding DegT/DnrJ/EryC1/StrS family aminotransferase; amino-acid sequence: MKERIFLSSPHMSDEGYEMQYVKEAFDTNWIAPLGENVNGFERELAEKVGSKAAAALSSGTAAIHLALKAAGVGEGDIVFCPTLTFSATANPIIYQNAVPVFIDSDYETWNMSPKALEEAFEKYPEVKAVIVVHLYGLSADMDKIMAICKKYNVAVIEDAAESLGTYYKGKHTGTFGDYGIFSFNGNKIITTSGGGMLVSNNEERIAKARFWATQSRDQARHYQHSELGFNYRMSNVVAGIGRGQLKVLDQRVAKKNYILEFYKRELGGLEGVEFMPNNEWDEPNYWLSSITLTGKVRPIDIFNALEAENIESRPVWKPMHLQPYFEKYDFVGEGISEKLFENGVCLPSDTKMTDEDLERVVETIKGLWFK
- a CDS encoding sugar transferase, translating into MNNSKGGIYRRFVKRPMDFILSLIAIIVLSPVLLVVAILVRMKLGSPVLFKQKRPGLNEEIFMMYKFRTMTDEKDDKGELLPDSIRLTKFGRLLRSTSLDELPELFNILRGDMSIIGPRPLLVQYLPLYNNHQKRRHEVRPGLSGLAQVSGRNAISWEDKFNLDVEYVDNVSFIEDWKIIFLTIKKVFVREGINSETASTIEPFKGTEKERMEI
- a CDS encoding acetyltransferase, translating into MKNKLLIIGASGHGKVVAEIAIKMNKWQSIAFLDDDKSIKSSMGLEVIGTSEDVFTHIDEYEIFVGIGNNTTRQRIHEMLETFGANIPNLIHPKAVIGNQVDIGTGTAVMAGVVINCCTKIGRGCIINTGSTIDHDNCIDDFVHISPGSHLAGTVKVGKGSWLGIGSVVSNNITITNGCKVGAGSVVVKDITEPGVYVGVPVRRV
- a CDS encoding glycosyltransferase family 4 protein, yielding MNILFLTLLDFSTLDESGIYTDLMREFIKDNHKVYIISPTEKRKQQSTRLIANDNYKLLKLQIGNTQKTNVIEKGISTLTLESKFQRGIRDYFSDVKFDLVIYTTPPITLQKAIDYVKKRDNAITYLLLKDIFPQNAVDLGMIQKTGVGGLLYKYFKSKEKRLYELSDYIGCMSQANVKFLLKQNPEISPDIVEVCPNSIEPKAIKKDQQKVKIIKEKYRIPFDRTVFIYGGNLGKPQGIDFLIECLKANKDNEQVYFVIAGSGTEFNKLKEFFDCEKIKNAQLFAQLPKEDYEILANSCDVGLIFLDKRFTIPNFPSRLLSYMQASMPVLAATDVNTDIGQVIEKGKFGLWCESSSVEQFNYKLQQLCNRALRKEMGVNARNYLETHYTSRESYEIIMSHFK
- a CDS encoding polysaccharide biosynthesis protein; this translates as MFKDKTLLITGGTGSFGNAVMKRFLDTDLKEIRIFSRDEKKQDDMRKLYKNDKLKFYLGDVRDLASVKNAMHGVDYIFHAAALKQVPSCEFFPLEAVKTNIIGTDNVLTAAIEYGVQKVICLSTDKAAYPINAMGISKAMMEKVFVAKSKTVSPDRTLICGTRYGNVMASRGSVIPLFIEQIKNGQPLTVTDPSMTRFLMSLEEAVELVVFAFQNAQAGDIMVQKSPASTIGDLAQAIKELFDVDNEIKVIGTRHGEKHYETLLTKEEYVVAEDLGGFYRVPADQRDLNYDKYFEDGDSRLSTLEEYHSSNTEILTVEEIKKKLLELDYVQSALKEWNKKVHVMN